GAGGTATAAAATAAAGTTCAAgtttttaaaattaaagaattaagTTATACTGTAGTTTTTCTTTGGCTTGACTGAGTCTGAGAATTCTTCAAACACTGCTGAATAGCAAAGGAATGCAGGGAAGCTCCTCACTCATGTACTTGCTCATTCTAACAGGTCTAACCAGTTAACACAGAACACGAAATACTGAACAcgacagtgcagaaacaggccatttgcccACAATATCTGTGCCAACCACAATGCTAATTTAAACAGTGCTTTCATCTGTATAtgacccatatccctcccatTAACATACATCTATTCAGCAGTTTGAAATGCCATTCTAATGTCACATCTTACCCTTCAAGGAATACCTGATCATGTGTCtgttaaatgccttttaaactttGCTAACTTTTAATCAGCCATTTTGGCTGAGGGGATAGTATTTCCCATTTATCAAGCACTCCCTACTCAGTAAAGCAATTTCAGTGTAAAGATTGGAAATATTTCTCATATCTTCAGTTGTAGAATGCAATTTCTTTTCCAATAGTTTTAGATAATTTCCTTTCAAATCCCTCTTTTTATTTTATACAGGACAACTGAATAAATCACAGAAACTGAAGAATGGCGGGAACATCAACAAATATGCAAGCTCTGCATGAGTCTTTCAAAAAATTTGCAATGCATGGGGATACTAAGTCGACTGGGAATGAAATGAATGGGAAAAACTGGTCCAAACTGTGCAAAGACTGCAATGTAATCGATGgtaaaacagtcaccccaactgaTGTGGATATTCTATTTTCGAAAGTAAAGTAGGTAGCAGCCacttccagaatcagaatcaggtttattatcaccggcatgtgacgtgaaatttattaacttagtagcagctgttcaatgcaataaataatctagcagagagagaaaaataataatgataaataaacaagtatatcaattatgtatgttgaatagatttttaaaaaacatccaaaaacagaaatactgtatattaaaaaaagtgaggtagtgtccaagggttcaatgtccatttaggaattggatggcagaggggaagaatctgttcctgaatcactgagtgtgtgccttcaggcttctgtacctcttaccttcTGTACCTTCTGTTCCTCACAATAGAAAGTACAACAAGCCAGTTTGACAATGCAAACCTTGGATCTGGCAACGTGATGATTCGTCTTCTGTTTTCCTTATACTCACTCAGTGTACTGTTGTAGTGACATGATCTGTACGGATGGTACAAAatgttcactgtacctcagtacatgtgacagtaataaatacTAATTAAATGTTATTACATGATTCTCTATCATCCAGTTTATCCTCGAGGATAGCACTTACAATTCCATCCCCACAGATTGGACTAAATGTTGTAGTCGCAGTAGTTTGCCACTCCCAGGAGCCCTGAGACAATCATAAAGTCCTGAGCAATTGAAGGACACCCAACAGAAAGGAATAAATGAGGAAAGTAAATAATAAAATTACTTCACTTCTCAAAGTTTACCCATCCATCATTTtaatccacccccaccccagcaaAGCAATCAACTGAGCATCAAGTTCAATGACGACAGCGTAGAGTTGAGAGAGCAAACTGTCAGTCACCTTGTCTTGGATGGTGCCAACCTCCTTGCTTCACTGATCATCTGATTGTGCCTTGTGGACTACAGGAAAGCTTTAGAGATTTGGACGTTCGGTCACATAGAATATTCAGTGTTTGAACTATAGGGACAGTGAGCAAAGATGCAGACTATGAAATATCAGAAAAACTCCCTTTAATGTACGCTGTAGTGTGTTTACTTGTCAGCATATACACCTGTACTATgcaacatcatttattttagtACTGTGTCTGGGGAGTAATGATAGGCTACAGGGATAAATCCAGCCAGGTTTCAAAGGGATGAGTGTACATGGCTGCCGATCCTTGAGAGCGGTAAACGTCCGTGATTCAGAATTCTTCGATCAATACAAAGCAACGTTCAACAGTACAAAACACCAGTCAGGTCACAACTATAATCATACACCCAGTTCTGATAACCACACATATGGAGATTCTGGAgaaaatacagaggagatttactggaatggtTCTAGGGATGAGGGACTTTTGGCCTCAAGATTTTACTGAAGAAATTGGTGGTGCTGCCCTCAGTGGAGAGGACATTTGTTAAAGGTGTACAAGGTTTAATCTGGTTTAGATAAGGTAAATATGGGGAAGCTATTTCCATTAGCAGATGGTTTAATATTTAAGGCATTGGCAAAAAATTACCAGGGCAGCTTGAGGAAAATTTTGACGTGCTAGGATATCTCTGCAGGAGAGTGTCCTCAGTCCAACCATCTTCAACAGCTTCCTTGAAGACATACCTTATAAAGTCTGGAGGTCCATTTGACCACACGATGTTTGGTTCCATTCACAACTCCTCAGCATACAAAATAATCCTTGTCTGTACACAACAAGATATAGATAACCTTCAGGCACAGGTAGCAGGTGACATTTATGCTACTGAAGCACCTGGCAATGAATATCTCCCATATACAGAGCCTAATCATCTACTTTTGACATTGAAAGGCATTATCTTCAGCAACCCATTTACCATCAATATCCTGGAGGTCGTCATCGATTAGAGACTCGATTTGACCAGCCACATGAATACTAGAACTGTGCGAACAGGCTAAAAAGttaataaacacaggagattctgcagttgctagaaagccagagcaacacacaccataacatgctggaggaactcagccgttCAGGCACatcagtggagaggaataaagagtctgtgttttgagctgagacactTCAAGAGGTCCCTTCATCAGAAGCCAACAATCAAAACACATTCTGATACCCCAAGGTCCTTCCATCATCTACCAGAAAGTAGCAAGGTTTATGCAAATCCAACAACACTTAAGAATTTCAACAACATTAGGCACTAAGCAGCTCACTGGATTAGTTCTGTATCAGCACCTTAAATATTTATTCCCTCTGCCACAGGATCATGTGctagccagtggtgtagtggcatcagcaccagactttgaggtgaatggtccaaggttcgaatccgccggctccttgcatgctttccatccatgctgggttgagcatcaagctagcgaCTCGGTCTCATATAAATAGACAAAATAGACAAGAAAACAGCAAGGTTGTCacccgatgtgccacaaggtgcATAGAGGAATAACAGTAATCTCATAGAGGATACAGTCTGTCCAGAGAAGATCAGATCAGTCGTTACTGAAAGTTCCATGAAAGTACAGTCGTTGCTGCTCTAATTTACTCTGACTGCACCTCTCAGACAGGCTACCTCTGTCTCCATGAAAGACAAGAGCATTGGTCACATGGGAACATCTCAAACTCCAGGTTCCCTGGCAAATTGCACAGCAACATGCTTTGGAAACATATTGACCTTTCTTTTGTGCAGCTAGATCTCGGCTCTCCCTATCCAACAGCACAGCTGGAATATCATCACCAGAAGAACTGCAACATTTCAACAAGGTAACTTCTGAATGGCCTACAGGGATTTACAATAAATATTGGCCTTGCTGTTTTGTCCAGTTGCTGAACAATAATTCTATTGTAGATGTTAGAAAAATGAGTCTAGAACTACTGGTTACATTCAATATATCAGGTTGCATCAaatgaaagagaaacagatttaaCATTATAGATTCTTGAGCAATAATCAtatttcagtttttttctccATAAACACTGTTTGACCTGCTCAGTAGTTTCAATATCTTCTGCTTTGTATTTACAATTTTTAATGCCAGTCCATTCTGGAAACAATTAGAGAAAGTTAATCTACAATTATGTTTTAATTCCAGGGCCAAATCAGCTCGGGTGATCAACTTTGAAGAGTTTAAAGCAGCTCTGAGAGAACTCGCTCCAAAGAGGTTCAAAGGACAAAGTCAAGAAGATGCACTTCAGTCAATTTATGGTTTAATAGCTGGAAAAGACCCAGCTAACCTTGGAATAACAGTAAGTGTGTTGACCCCATTTAATTACAAACTCAGATCTAAAGTTGAATCATTTGGTTTCAAATGTATCCGTAAGATTCCATTAATTTCCCTCGAGTTTCTGGCTTTTATATTGAGATACTGAACCCTTAAAATTCCGAAATCATTCTCTTCTTCTGACTGGAACCAATATGAATGAAGCAAACTTTGGTTCATTTCTGTTAGAAATTGTCAGCCATGTCATAGACTTCCTGAGCATATTATCTACTGTACTTATACTCAGAACACAGAGATAGTACAGATCACATCACACACATTCGTACATCTGTATGTGCTCACAGAAACATATTTCTGTTACAGATATGTTTGCATATAGTGTCAGTTCAAAGCAACCGTGTGTGTTTGCAGCAAAATACTGGGCAGACCAGTTCCGCGATCTTAATTTCTAATGGATGAAATGTTCAACTGGAGAGCATTCTCTAGCAGAGAGCTTGAAATGAGACTTGGAATTTATTTTTTATGAAATGCTTAAATCAATCCCTCTGTCAAGAGACATCTGGGGCCATTATTTTCCATTCAAGTCAAACCATCAAACTTGCTGCTATGGCAGGCTTTTCATGGTGGGCAGATGAAGTCCCTCCAAGTGGATTGGTAACTTAGCCGGTTTACACCCAGGACACACTACAGTCAAGCATGTTACAAAGCGGTTCAGAGCAGGAatacaggccttttagcccatcAGGTCAGCTTCAATCATAAACTACCCAGTTATTCCAATCCTAATCAATCCTATTAtccctgtgttgcttggattcattcactctctcacacatactAGGGGCAATTAGTGATGGCCAGTTAATCTTCTGATccactttgggatgtgggaggaaagcagagcacctggagtGTAGACAAATACCCCAATGCTAGGATTGAACTGGTTAAAATGATCcatgacattttcaacctctcactgctacgggtggaagttcccacttgcttcaaaaagacaacaattataccagtatctaagaagaataatgtgagctgcctaaatgactattgtctggtagcactcacatcgacagtgatgaaaggttggtaatgactagactgaactcctacctcagcaaggacctggacccattccaatttgcctatggccacaataggtcaatggcagattcaatctcaatggctcttcacacagtcttagaccacctggacaacacaaacacctatgtcaggatgctgttcatcgactatagctcagcactaAAGAgagtcattcccacaatcctgaaagAAAAGTTACATAACCTGGGTTCATTTTAATAACCCTGGTGAAGCACAAGGTCCTAATACTTCCATTCTCTTCAAACCTTTCCTCAAATGTAATCACAATCTCCTGTGGAACTTGTATGAATGCAGCAGTTTGTAGTCTCTCTTATCTGTTTTGGACATAAAAGTGTAATCTCACCCATTGGACCAGTGACCTCAATGCAAATTTATGGTGAAAACGACAGACATTTTTAAAGAAATATCTAACCTTTTCAATGTCGTTTCTCCTTCTAGGTTGCAACTAAAGGAGGTGCTGTTGAAAGATTGACAGACACCTCTAAGTACACGGGTTCCCACAAGGAACGCTTTGATgaaagtggaaaaggcaaagggatcAGTGGCAGGGAGTACACAGCAGAAAATACAGGTTACGTTGCAAATTACCAGGGTGCGGGAACGTATGACCAGAAAGTGAAGAAGTAGAAGTAGTTTAGATGCTTCCACTAAAGGACAGAAGAGCACCTGTACTCTCTGTACCCTGTTCAGCTGCTTAAGTTCTCTAGTGTTTACATTAAAGAATTAAATTACATTTCTATTTTTACTTTTAAGTGCCTTCTTTATTGGTAGAAAGTGTGACTCACTGTTCCTGTCCTAAGGCAGCTGTGCTCTGTTGCTCCGATTCTCTCCAAGGGATGAGATATTTCAAGGATGCACTTTCACCCACAATGGCGACAATCTTGAATGCTGGCAAACATGGAGGTTGAGAGCAATAGAGAATGTCACCATGCAAtcaaaagggggaggggagcaccagagggagatggagaacaggcagggtgatggg
This sequence is a window from Hemitrygon akajei chromosome 17, sHemAka1.3, whole genome shotgun sequence. Protein-coding genes within it:
- the LOC140740974 gene encoding tubulin polymerization-promoting protein family member 3-like isoform X2; protein product: MAGTSTNMQALHESFKKFAMHGDTKSTGNEMNGKNWSKLCKDCNVIDGKTVTPTDVDILFSKVKAKSARVINFEEFKAALRELAPKRFKGQSQEDALQSIYGLIAGKDPANLGITVATKGGAVERLTDTSKYTGSHKERFDESGKGKGISGREYTAENTGYVANYQGAGTYDQKVKK
- the LOC140740974 gene encoding tubulin polymerization-promoting protein family member 3-like isoform X1; translation: MLWKHIDLSFVQLDLGSPYPTAQLEYHHQKNCNISTRAKSARVINFEEFKAALRELAPKRFKGQSQEDALQSIYGLIAGKDPANLGITVATKGGAVERLTDTSKYTGSHKERFDESGKGKGISGREYTAENTGYVANYQGAGTYDQKVKK